The following is a genomic window from Aquila chrysaetos chrysaetos chromosome 2, bAquChr1.4, whole genome shotgun sequence.
AAAATGTTAATACTATTAAGATAGGAATCTTAAACATGAACCGGTTTTAGTAAAAGTGAGATGACATGAGTGGGCTTATGCTGTAGTTTTAATATGAAACTGATTTCTCAATTCAGGCATAAGAGTAACaggtgtgggtttttgtttgtttttaagcagtAGTAAAGTTGTCTAGCTCCTTTTATCCTGCTTTTTAGTGAGCTGTCCAGAAACTGTATACGTGGCATGTGTAGGCACTCAGAAAGGCAGTCCAGGATCCTTGTGTAAGTTAAAGGCTGTCTTCACGAGAGAGAAACACATTCATGCTTGACTGTGTTCTGATCGCATGTTCTTGGTAGAAAGCTTTCCAGTTAGGGGTGACCGATGAATGCTTCTTGTTCTAGCCACCAAGGCTGACTGTTGTTAACTAAAGGTTACTGTTGATCATGGCATTATGATAAATTTATCCAGGCCAATTTTCTCTCAAGTAGAATATTGaacttctgtgaaaaatttCAGAACTTAAAGAAAACCCCAGAGCATGTATCAGTCCTTTTCTGACTTGCTTTAAGTTAGGATGTTTCCACCATCTAGCATGCCTTGtccaaaacttccttttttcaaGGACCTTGAAATGCCAGAGGTCTTTTCTTTATTGCGTATAGGTAATGTCAGAGAGTTAATGCACTCTTGCACAAGCAGGTACTTTTTCTGCTGAGGTGGTTGTAGCCAGCTGGCTCCGAGTACAACGGTGGTGACATCTGGTggccaggaaaaacaaaaaagtaaaaaaagaaattgcctgCCTGGGGTCTTTATAGTTCCAAGAGGTAGTAGTATCCTTAGCCCTTTAACCTAACATCTCCTGGTGTGGCATACAGTAATATCAAAACACGACCTTGGCTGCAAAAGCATGCTCGGTTAAAATTGTGGTTCTGATTATCTCTGTAGTTCTGTGGGACTGActgtatacatgtatatgcaTGTTTATCTATGCATCAGTCATGCACACCTAACTGCACCCACATAGCTCTCAGTTTTACCCTCTGTCTCCTCACATCTGCAGTAGCAGTTCTGCTGCCAAGTGTTACAGTGCTAATGTTGAGATAGAGCTGGTAAGTCCAGTTGATTTCATGTAGCAATGGGTGTCTGCTGCACTTTGCTCAATGCACCTTTTTCCAGAGTTTGTGTAAGTTTTGTAGAATTTACTTCCAGGGCTCGGTGCTGTTGCCTCATTAGTAACGAGCGTGCAGTTTGCTAATTAAGGTCTGACTTCTTTGTGGGAAAATAGCTGATTTAGAGTGTGATTGTTGTGAGGGTGGGAGGTTAAGACCATTGAGAAATACATTTagaacagttttggttttttttttcaagaagcaaGTTTAACTCTTCACATATTTTTACAGGAAGGTAAGGACCTATTCTTAGTTTGAAATAGCTAAAGTGGGATACAGCACTGGTTCTCTAATCTCTGCTGTGCAAATGGAGAAGTAATGAGTATTAATAGAAAATGTCTTAAGCCTTCTATATTTTGTTGTTCACTGTTCACCAGATAGTTTTTAGTGTCCTGTTTGATAAGTTGTCCTCTGtacctcttctttttaatatagGGGATGGCCCCTTTCCAGGAGTGATTGACATGTACGGTGATGAAGGAGGTTTGATTGAATTTAGATCCAGTCTCCTGGCTACCCGtggttttgctgctctttctctgccatattttgattttgaagaTCTGCCTAAGGTCATGAAAGAATTCAAACTCGAGTACTTTGAGGAGGCAGCTAGATTCCTACGGCGTCACCCGAAGGTGAGTGTAATGAGAGATCTCTCAGGACAAGGGAGGCTTCAGCAGTCATGGCCAAGTGGtggcagtgatttttttggAGTATCAGTTTCTGCTGGGCAGGTTTAGGGCCAATAATGGAAAAAGTGTAGGTCCTGCATAGGCGGCAGTGCATATGACTGCAGAGAGTGAATTTCTTCCAGCACAAGCTGTCTGTTAAATAAATTCATGCTGGAAACTAGAAGATGCCTAATCATTAGAACAGTGAAGTGCTGGAATATCATCCAAACAGGAGCAGTGGTGATAAAgatgggttttttaaaaatgaaataaattagtTTAAGAAAGGATGATACAAAACTGCTCAATAGTCAGCAAAGGAAGGGATTTGATGACTTGGGATGTTGTGTTCAGTTTTACTTTCCAGGCTAGAAAAGGACAAGGCTAAATACTACTTATTAATCCTTCAAACGTCATTTGTGAGGTTACTTTATTTGCCTGAGACATATATAGCAATAGACTGTGCTTGAATTTCCTGCTACCTGttttgggaaaaagagaaaatatttgcatcaAAATATGTCGTAGGGACTAGGTGAGGTCCAAGTGATGGTACTTCTTGTGTCTGTGTTACTTTCTGGGGTTTGACAGCTCttgttgtttctgaaaaataagacacTAAACGGAAGGAGGAGCCTGGGTCCAGACTGTAGCATTCCAACAGGTCACATCAATAATTAAcctaacattttcttttttttttagtaacacaactccaaaggcatttAATGGCTAATCCCATTATAATGTATACTTCctttattcctttcttcctctcttccccaccccctaTCTTACCTGAAGGTGAAGGGACCAGGAGTTGGAGTGATTGGGACTGGGAAAGGGGCAGAATTAGCACTCTCCATGATCACCTTCCTGCCAGAAGTAGTGGCTGCTGTCTGTATCTCTGGCTGTAGTTCAAACACAGTTGCAGACCTCCATTATGGTGAGATGACTCTGCCTGGGCTGCGTTTTGATATGAATAAGGTCAGTGTTTCTGACGCTGGTGTATTTGACATTTTTGAAGCTCTGGATGACCCAACGAATCCTGCTAATTCTCCTTGCATGATCCCCattgaaaaagcagaaggtcACTTTCTCTTAGTGGTAGGGGAAGATGATCGTATGTGGAAGAGCTCCTTATATGCTGAGCTGGCAATCGGGCGTCTACGCCAGCACgggaaagaaaactttgaacTCTTGAGTTATCCAGGAGCAGGTCACCGAATTGATCCTCCTTCTACTCCATTTTGTCAGGTAGCTATGGATCGTGTTCTGGGGGTGCCTGTTCTGGGGGGCGGAGAGAGCAAAGCACATGCCCATGCACAGGAACACTCCTGGGGAAAGATTCAGGAGTTTCTGCACTTGCATTTGGGATGAACACTTAAGCACCTGCAAGCTGttgcagaactgcagaggagtgagCTTGAGCCACCAAAATGACAGGTGAATTGGAGGGACTGGCTGAGAAGAgctttgaaatatgaaataaccAAATGACTACTTAGCTACAAGTATAAATCCAAAAAGAAAGGGATTTATTTGAACTAGCCTAAGTTATGTTAACTAGGTACACAGAGGAGAAGTGAAACAATGGTAAGTAGGCTGCATTGTAGTACAAATCTGACAGCCTGAATTGGTCACGGTATCAAGCGACAAGTACCTGAAGAGAGTAGTAGGTACTTTCTTGCTTGCAGTATTTATGACTCGGAGAATTTAACAGCTAGCCTGCACCCTCAGCAATGACAGACTGGATCATACCTGGGGAATGATGGCAACCCATAGATGATAAACTTTGACATCAAAATGATAAATGATTCTGGCTGTGGGTCTTAAGTTACCTTAGCCCAGAACTCTCACATTTACAGCCATTTAcactttggaaatgttttctatttacaTGAAGCTGGTGATACCTATTTGTAATGAGGCTCATATACCTTGACCTTAGGTAGTGGTCTTCTGGTGACAGTCTGTTTCTTTCCAACAAAAACTACCTGCAGAGTGGGAAGATGAAGAGTACTTTTCCTGTCATCCAGGGAGAATGGCAGCACTAGCACTGTCTTGTATTAGGGATGTAATCATCCATCTGTTCCTATCATGTCTTGGATTGGCATTTGACACTCAGGGTATTAAAATTCTGTTGGATAGGTTAAAGCATGGTTAAAAGCAGTTATGATACATGCAAGTCTTACTTCTCTCTGTTGCTTGTTTTAAACTAATAACACCTGCCAATAAGTTAGGGACTAATTACTTGTGGAACTCTTTAGTAATGATGTCAACAGATGCTGATAGCTGTTCTTAGGGAAGAAGTGGAGTTGAGAGACAGAAAACCTAGCCAGTAGAAGATTAAGACAGACTGACTGTAAAAAGCTGTCACCTTATGGTGATGATTAACTTAGAATcataatacttaaaaaaaaaaaaaaaaaaaaaaaaaaaaaaaaaaggaaacaaaaccaaaaaaaacccccaaaaccaacccaaccccAGATCTAGGATATCTTTTCCATGACTGCCTGAGATGATTGGGGTTTTGCATCCTAATTAATTTTTGGCTAGTGCCTTATTTTTCCCCACCACTCAGGTAGAAAGGAACAACTTCTTCCCAAATGAGTTGATCTCTTGAGAGGGTCTTGCTGGAATGGTGCCAGTGCTGAAGGCCTGTTTAACATGGGCCTCTATCAGTACAATTTCTCCTTCCAAGGTCACTTTGTCAGACCAGTTTGAGAGCTGCCcaggaaaatacaaaaccttCATTTATGGTACTGAGTCTTGCTTTGCTCTCAGGGATCTTTTCTCTCCAGTTAACTGTCATTATGCTGCTGCTCAGGTCTCATTAGCTTTCTGCAACTCTTACTACTCCTTATAATTTTATTGAAGTCACATGTTCTCAACACGCCATCACTGCCAATTGAACAATTTATCCATCCACTCCTTGCAAGAGAAACTCCATCCTGCTCACTCCACACGAAATGTCCTCACGCCTAGTCCCTCTAAACTCCCTCGCTGGCTGAAGAGGCTTTTGCAGAGTTACAGCTAAAACCGGCAGCCCCAGAAGTCCAGGACCACAGCCTGCTGTGGTGTGCGTATTGGTGTCACCCAGGCTTAGAACCCTGCCTTCTTTCCAAAACTCACTCCAAGTTGCAACCATAGAGGAAAGGGTTGTCTAAAGGTTTCTGTTTGTTCGGTCTGCCTCGTCATCGCCTTCTCCAGTAGTCGGGGCTGTGTAGTTGTGGTGGAGCAGCACCGCCTCCCCTAACCCTGTTTTGTTACCTGCCCGGTTCCGAGACCTGTGTCTCCACGCTGCAGTCCTACCTCAGCCTATCCATTGCCATGCAAGATGGCAAGCTGGAGGTTCAGGAATTAAATGTTAAGTTGTAAATAAACCAAAAACCAGGTACCTTTAAAGTCCTCAGACTTCACTTCTAAAGCacaagccttttaaaataattcagtgttaGATGTTGTCAGATATATGCAATttgaaagagaagtaaaacGCTTCCTTTATTAAAAAGCGAGCCTGTTTAAGAATTTGACgttatgtttttgtttccaaatagtGCATTTGTTTGGAAAGCTGAATgatacttttttaaacaaagaaaggaggaaaaataaaaagaatgaaactttACTGCGAAGACCCTTTTGTGAAGAGGTCAAGGTATATTCCTGGTCAAAATAATTCACAGAAGCGTCTGTAGAAAACCAGCGAACTTTTGCACTAGCGTTTTGTATATGTACAATGCTACGTGGGAGACCAAAGAGTCGTCGCAGACACTCTGAAGGTTAGGTAGCTATTTCCCGAAGCATACATTAAAGCGAGTGCCCGATGACAGCCTTAGTTACAGCCACGTTATTTATGTGGTTTTGCGTTCCCTGCCTGGCGAAACTCCCACGGTGTTTCACGGAGGCtgttgctgggggggggggggggggggggggggggggaatagatTAGCTTCACTAGCTAAACCCGAGGGGGCGCCTCAGGCGCCTCTAACCTTGGGGTTCCGAGACGCCCCGGGCTCCGGCAGAGCTCCGGCCGGCCGCCGcgggcagggagcagccggCAAAGCCGGGGCGGCTTCCCCCGGGCGCGGGGGCCGGCTGCGAGCGGCGGCGCTACCTCCTCGGGTCAgaccggcggcggggcccggtGGCGATTTGCAAAGCGCTGTAACTTGCGTGGCGGGGCGGTTTCAAGACAAGGCGTCTGACAACGCCGGCGGCGCTGGCTTCTTTACCGTTACGGCTACAGCCGGGCGGGAGAGGTCCGCCCGGCGCCGCCGGGGAGCGCCCAGCGGGAGGACCGCCGCCCCCGCCACGTCCCACAATGCGTCGCGGAGCGCCCCCTACGCGACTTCCGGCACGGGACTTTCTCTGTGGCCGCGCTTCTCTATGATCGCCAGGTGCGGTTGCCTTCGCgctcgccccccccctccccgccccgacGTGTCAGTggcgccgcgcatgcgcgggaGGCGGCCGTGCCATAGCAACCGGAGCGTTAACGGTAGCAACGGCAATGGTGGGTCCCTTCAGCGCCGGGGAGGGCGCCGGGCCTGCAGGGGTGGCGGCCGGCCCAGCGGCTGCTCGGGGGGCCGGGGGCTTGGGGAGAGGCTGAGCGGCGGCGTCCCCGGgacccggcggcggcggctgggtgggggggggcggtgagggCACGACGACCGGGGCCTGCTccgggaggggagcgggggggctGGCTGGTCCCCTCCGCTGGCGCGGCGCGGCGAGGCGGAAGGGGCCGGGGGTTGTGCGAGCGGCGTCCCCTCAGGGCTGCCGCCGAGCGGCCGCCGGGGCGCCGGCTGTGGCAGGAGCGGCAGCGCGGAGCCGAGCCCTTCGCGGTCCGGGCTCCCCCCGAGCCGGTCTCTGGCGCCGAGCAGCCTGGGCAGCGTGTAAGCTGGCCAGAAGGCAGCCCAGGGCTCGGGGCGTTGGCTGAGgcgggggtgtgggggggctGCGGCCTGTTAACTGATTTCAGGGATAGATGGAAGTAGTGGGGAGTCCGGGATGCCATCATCTAAAAACCTGAGTTAGTACGTGGTTTTAAGGCAGCAGCATCTGCGATTACTACAGCGATTAGCTTGGTATCTGTTGCTGTGCAATTCTGATTTGCTCTAtttaacatataaataaatgtttgcaaatgAAGGCAAAGTGTcactgttttactttttcttgggGGTCTAAATTTTGTAAATACTCTGTGTCTGACAGCCgtgttttggggggaaaaatacttcttttgttATGACTTTTATATGTATGGGGATGGAGTTTTTTTCCCCGTAAGGTATTATGTTTCTTGTTCCTGCCATGTTGATGGTGACTCTTCAGGGTGACAATTTCAGCTATTGATCACTTggcattttgaatattttaagtaaCGAGACTTTCTTTAGTCTAAATACTGGTAGGAAATTGTTCAATATGCAGGTAGAGGAACCCTGCAGACCGGCTTCTCAGAGGGAGGGTTCCCTTAAGTAACCTCCCTTGGCAGAAGTTACTATGATTTATCTACAGAAATTTCAAGTGCACTTCAAAGAAGACAAAATCTGTGATACGTGTTCTCCAGATAACCCACTATGCTGATTTTCATATTTCCACCAAATCGGATAGTACAACGGGAGAGACAAGTCAGCAGAGGTCAGGGAAGAAGCTGCTCCTTGTGCTCACACGGATCACTAGCTTTGAAGTTCAATCTGGTTTTAGGCGTGAGTTTGAAACAGAAGGCAGCACTGGTCATATAAATCCGGTTCTGCCTTCAACATGAGTGACTGAGAACACGTACCCAAATGACATAACGATTGCTTACCATAATtatgaaaaatgcaatgaaGTTTCTGTCCAAAAAACCTGATTAACTGGAAGCCAGCTGTTTTTGCTGGCACACTGGTAGCTGTTAATCAGGTTTCATGAAGCTGTTGGAGTGGGAACTAGGAACGTGATCTTCTCAACAGGAGGAGGTCATGCGGGTGTTCATGTGCAGCAGACACGGAGGAGATACTGCCGTGGCAGGAGTTTGCCAGGTCATCTACAAGGGGACCTAGAGTAGCTATCACATGGTGTAGACAGGATTAAAACGAATGCCCATCAGTGGGCGGAAGCAGCTGGAACATCTGAGGATGCTCAGTGATACATGTCTAAATGAAGGTATATATTTATGCATACTGAGATGCATGCTCGGACTCCTTGGTGTTGCTGGGCCTTGGACTGTTGCTGGGTGTTCAGCGGCTGTAGCCATTCTTTTACATCCAGCTGCCTCAACTGTTGTCTTTCGCCGTTGGGTCCAGAGTTTCCAGGGGTCTTAAAGCACCCAACACTAAAGCTCTGTGACCGAGGTGATTGCCTGTAAGATTTTGGGTGGAAGTTAGTTTGTTGGTTTTAACTTTTACAGTCCTTTTTTGGATGTCTGATTACCTGAAAGGCTGCTTCTATCCACATGTGGTAGTGCTATGCTTAAGAGCAATAGAGATGCCCAAACTAGAGTCCTCCTGTTTTTGTAGAAAGGAGGCTGTTGATCAGTTTTCATGAAAGATTGGTCTCTGAAACCTTTTTAATCCAACAGACATCTTGGAATATGTTTAATGTTTAGGATAGATCAGAGTTTCTCTGTATACTACTGTTTTGGATATCGTCATGTGGTTTTGATAAGACTCTGATGTGAGGCAGAAAAGTTGGAGTTAGTGACAACAGAAAGTTGGTCAGTGGGTCAATCCTTAAAAAGCCTTGTACAGCAGCTCTCAGATTTTTCCTGAGTAATACATGTTTTCACATCGCATGGTGTGACTTGACATAAAACGgttggagaaaaacaaacataaacaGTCCAGATTGCTCTTAATTTTTGGCAAGTTGTACCTTATTTTCCTCAGTGAATCTAAAGAGGCTGTATCATTCTGTCTACTCACAGACTTGCTTTCAGACAGGAAGTTGCTAATGCACAATAATAGAAAGTGTGGGGTTTTAAGAGCATTAGACcacatttttcagtgcagtaaCCTCTTATATCTTTGAATTGAATTTCACCATGAAAGCTAACAAGCAGTGTCCCAAACCTGTGCTCCAGATGGGGCAGAGAGTAAGATCAGGAAGATAACGTCCTTGCACGAAGCCAGtttattgcttctgaaaatgctaCCAAGTaccccagaaaataaaattaccagACACTGAGGGGTTCCAGCTTCTTAGAGTCAGCTGGGGGAGGACAATACAGGAAAGTGGTAGAAGGGGGTAGACAAGCAGGATAGGTTTGCAGTGAACAAGCCAACTAAAAATTTGCAatgaatattcatttaaatttgtttcatttttaggCAAAAGCAACAACTATCAAAGAAGCTCTAGCCAAATGGGTAAGTATCTAGCTGCTTTGCAGTACTCCATGGCATGGGGTTTGATTGTATTCAgctaaatttgtttttcaaacattttaagaacTATGTTTGCTTGAAACATCTGCTACAGGAATTTTCACAAAGTAaaaattctattattattattgttgttgttattattgttattattattgaaGTATAATACATTCTGTTGGACTTTCTATGTGTTGTTCTTAAATTGATATGGCTGGTAAAAATTAGTCTGTTTTGCTCTCCTGCCGTGTTTTGCTGAATATGCAGTGATAGAAGGCCTGAGGCTACAAAGAGATTTAAAGTTGGGGATGTCTTATGTTTTAATTATGTTCTGTTCATTTTACCTGAATGTAGTCCCTCCCATAGAATAAACAAGTATGAAATTCTCACTGTACTGAAGTGAGCAAAAATTCTACTGTTGTCTTTTAACATAATGTCCCACATATTGTGCAAAGCTTAACCCAGAATGAGTTTcttgcctgtttttcttcttaaagtaCTGTGTTAATCCAGACGGTGATTTGGGGTGGTGACTGACCTGGTCTTGGAGCCTTCTAGAAAGCTGTTTATTGGCAAGGATGCAGAGGTCATTTCAAATGATGATGTAGGATGCTCTGAGGTCAGGTTCACAGTCCAGTAAAACCAGTGAGAATCTTTTTCCAGTCTCAGTGATTTTTAGATGAGGGCACAGATGTGCCATTCAGTATACATGCACTCTCCCACTAATCCTGGCCAGCTCCTAGAGCAAGAGTTTATAAATGTTTTGGTCTCTAGAAGATCTGGATGTGAGGCAGTGTGGGCAGGTACAGTTGAAAGCCAGAAGACCTGTACCATCAGCTCAAGGTACTAGTCTGTAATTGAAGACTACTTCCTTTCAGAATTTTATCATTATTTAGTACCTTCAGTATTtcgggtttttttcagttttgttagtATTTCCCACAAACTTCACTCCTGCTCTCCTAATAAGAACTAGAATGCAAGAAGTTGTGGACATTAGCATTACTAGAGGTGTGAactgattattaaaaaattttgcttttccttcctcattctttctgtccttcaaAATCTCAGCTCCATGTTTCctattaaagatttattttccatttgctcCTCTGTCACATGTCTTAGAGATAATAGACCTGTGTCAGTGAGTTTCCATTAATGTTAGGCATGAAGTGctgaatttgcttttctgttcatgttATTGGGGGTGGGTCTAAACCTTCCTTTTACTACTCATAATCTGGGTGCATGTGACTTGTAAAATTGGGTCTGGTGATGTGTTGCAttccagatgtttttcttccctttggcATAAGGGTTTACCTATGCCCTACAGTCAGGGTGACATAAGTTAAATCAAAGCAACTTTAACTTTAAATCAAAGCAACTTTAACTTAGCAAACACAtaacctgttcttaaaaaagCATCTGTTCTACCTGTGGTTTCTCTGTGGCTTATTGTGGTTGTTCAGCTGACCTTTCTTCCAGAAGCACGTGGCAATCACGATGCATTTTCTTGCTGCAAGTGCTCACTGCTGGCCACAGTCTGTGCTGGAAGCTCTCTCCCTTCCAcgtttttaagaaaaaatgtattttatttgtcaGTATAAACCGATAGATTATAAACTGAGTATAAATGCAAATAGATAGTGTGTTgttcttagaaaagaaaatggaagtttcACATTTACATAGTGACTTAGTTTGAACACATTCACCATATTCTAGCAAAACATCCAACATGCTTATTTGCCAAATTGCTAATTATGAGTAAAAATATTATCACACTGAATTTGGACAGAAACTGGAATATAAGTAAATGCACAAGGCAACATGCtaatttttaattgaagtaAGTTGCCTGAAGTATTTTGGGTACATAAGAGAGAAACTAATGTTATCAAAACCTAATCTTGTGCTGTGGGATTCTTAAAGACTTCTGGGATGCAATTCATTTCATTACAAAGTAGCCATATAAACCAGGCCAGACCTCAGCTATCTCGCTTTTCAGTTGCTGCATAAaaatgggggagaaaacaagAGTCCTTGTTTTGAATGCGCGGAGTAGATTTCTCCTTTGTTAATGGACCTCTAGTCCTCCCACTGAACACTGAGTGAATTGACAAAATGCTCCCTTTGTGCTGTCAGGGAGGCAGCTGTCAAAACTGGTGGTACTACCCAAATAGATACTTGTTCCAAGTGTTTAGTCAATAATTACCATCGCTTCAGAATTGTGAAAGATTTAATAGactatattttttaataaacccAAGTGCTGAAGTTATGGCCATTTTTCTAAAGTTCTGAACTTTATAGAGTATTTAATCTAGAAAATTATCAACCGAGGCTGTAAATAGGAAATTTGTCTTTTTGCTGTATTCTCTAAAGTGTGAAATCTTCCCCCACTCTTTTTTAATGGctaattataaattatttttttttatattcttaacTCTGTGCATCTGTTGAGGTTCTCCTGCAAAACACACTCCACTGTGTTCAGTTTGTGTTGTGAGTTAGGCGTGAGTTCTGACTTTTATGGCTGAAGTGGGAAGGAGATTTTTCTGTCAGAGCTTTTAAGAATCTGCTTCTGCTACAGATTGGCCCTTGCTGAGGCTTCTATATGTCAGTCTCCATGGAAGTACCTTCATTCAGAATTTTAAACCTCCATCTATTCTCCATTTCTTTACAGCAGAGGACCCCTTAATTAAATCACTCAAGTGtaacacagcttttaaaaaaagcatatgtAATGTTTAAGTTCTTTTGATATCTTGAAAATAAGCTAGCCTTCCCCTCTTTATGCTATGCCAGCAGGAATCTTGATAAACAGtattcaaaatgctttctcGTTTCAGTAATACCTTTTAGTAGTATATTGGAATTACTTCTATAGTAATTActtttatagtaattttttaGTATAGTAATTTTTCATAATTGCATGTAGCTGTGAGCCTcttcttcactttctcttttctttaggaagaaaaaaatggccaGAAGGCTTCAGAGGCAAAGGAGGTGAAACTGTACGGTCAGATTCCTCCTGTAGAGAGGATGGATGAATCTCTCTCCACGCTTGTTAACTGCGAGTaagttcagttaaaaaaaaatttgaagtcaAATATTCACTTCTctttacattaattttcactttttctgctgTCCACTGTGCAAATGTACTTACTATGTTTAAGTGTGGCCTTcaagcagcagctttctcttcttttttctcagctgaGCTTCTCCTTCCACACACAGTTcctcttttcatttcaaagatcCCTGTCGCTTAACTGAGAAGATGTTAGGGTAGACTCTCTATTGATATTTGTCCccagaaaaaatatatactgtttATCAGTATATAATTACAGGTCCATGTTTGGAGTCTATCAGCTATCTGGCACATTTATGATCCATTCTAAaatttttgcaaacaaaaaaagagacttaAGCAGGACTTTCAGAAGGAGCTTAGagctatttcagaaataaatgtccATGCATTTGATAAGGCTAGGCATAAAAAGATAATCCAGTATAAGTAACTCATGAAGCTAAATAAAGTTGCAGAAGTCTTGATAGTTTGAGGGTATTTCGAGTGTTTACACATCTAGTTAGTCCACCATCTAGTAAGAGAAGAATAGACAATTATTTCTGACGCAACAGTGTTTGGACATGGAACTCTTCTGATACAGTGATCCCTTGTATGCTGTGAATTGattattcttgcttttaaaggaaactaTCGCTGTCTACAAACTGCATTGAAAGAATCGCCAACTTGAACAGCCTAAGTAAGTGACAAGCCAGTGATCGattatgtttgttttctagTTGCTTGGATAGGACATGTACCATAATTTGTTATATGTTCCATCTCTATACCTATTCTTATcctttttaattccttcctcACAGAAAATTACAAATGACCCTTAAAATTGTTAGTCTTACTGGAGAATGCATGTTTAGCAGTAATGGTGTATTAAAGCATGTATCCCTGCAATAGCCTTGGCAGTTGTCTCACTGTGCAggtttaacaacaacaacaaaaaatccattCAGAAAGCACTTTTGTACCCTCCAGTGGGCCTAGTTGTGATGTTCAACACCTAATCGGTTCT
Proteins encoded in this region:
- the DNAL1 gene encoding dynein light chain 1, axonemal isoform X5, which translates into the protein MYGDEGGLIEFRSSLLATRGFAALSLPYFDFEDLPKVMKEFKLEYFEEAARFLRRHPKVKGPGVGVIGTGKGAELALSMITFLPEVVAAVCISGCSSNTVADLHYGEMTLPGLRFDMNKAKATTIKEALAKWEEKNGQKASEAKEVKLYGQIPPVERMDESLSTLVNCEKLSLSTNCIERIANLNSLKNLRILSLGRNNIKNLNGLEAVADTLEELWISYNFIEKLRGIRVMKKLKVLYMSNNLVKDWAEFVRLAELPLLEDLVFVGNPLQEKYASDQKNNWIEEATKRVPKLKKLDGTLVIKQEEDEEGAN